The following proteins come from a genomic window of Aspergillus luchuensis IFO 4308 DNA, chromosome 3, nearly complete sequence:
- a CDS encoding uncharacterized protein (COG:S;~EggNog:ENOG410PQ74;~TransMembrane:7 (o16-38i50-71o97-120i132-154o174-196i208-228o240-267i);~antiSMASH:Cluster_3.4), whose amino-acid sequence MDEYSEEQLHQSKQHLIITVSIVFIVLEVVCVVLRFTSKFVERLKFGWDDALMVVGLILCVADASCTIAAVKFGGVGLHQEIVRQIDPEMLVTATKFLITTPLLYFATVVPPKLAILHLYLSIFTDKMLRKICYGTGAVIIINWLVVTIAGVVSCRPLSYYWTFHGSCIDINAWLRWGGFAHILTDVVMLILPMPVVWNLHASSRLKLGIWVTFLMGSVGMVSSIIRFREFYVTDVQGDVTWAASTLVIWAEIEGGIYLIAACLPTYRPLTKFFWRRVLRKRSQTGESLHTGTGHRASQMRLGLGSTHNESKFPWMEASRSEEDVLRMVTLGSRSGTDIKPGQIVVEHHFSVH is encoded by the exons ATGGACGAGTATTCGGAAGAGCAGCTTCATCAATCCAAACAACACCTAATCATCACCGTTTCGATTGTGTTCATAGTCCTGGAAGTGGTATGCGTGGTTCTGCGCTTTACTTCTAAATTTGTTGAACGGCTGAAGTTCGGCTGGGATGATGCTCTCATGGTTGTGGGCCTTATCCTCTGCGTTGCCGATGCGAGCTGCACAATAG CTGCTGTGAAATTCGGCGGGGTCGGCCTGCATCAAGAAATCGTCCGCCAGATCGATCCGGAGATGCTGGTGACGGCGACCAAGTTCCTCATCACCACTCCGCTTCTCTACTTCGCTACCGTCGTACCTCCAAAACTCGCCATTTTACACTTATACCTGAGCATCTTCACCGATAAGATGCTCCGAAAGATATGCTACGGCACCGGagcagtcatcatcatcaattgGCTTGTGGTCACTATCGCTGGTGTTGTTTCCTGCCGACCACTAAGTTACTACTGGACGTTCCACGGAAGCTGCATTGACATTAATGCGTGGCTGCGCTGGGGAGGATTCGCGCACATATTGACGGATGTCGTCATGTTGATATTGCCGATGCCGGTGGTTTGGAATCTGCATGCCTCGAGTCGCCTCAAACTGGGTATTTGGGTTACTTTCCTGATGGGCAGTGT TGGCATggtctcttccatcatccgatTCCGAGAATTTTACGTGACTGACGTACAAGGGGACGTAACCTGGGCGGCCTCGACGCTGGTGATCTGGGCTGAGATCGAAGGTGGAATTTACCTTATAGCAGCCTGTTTGCCTACCTATCGGCCGCTAACCAAATTTTTTTGGCGTCGCGTTCTCAGGAAGCGCAGCCAGACGGGCGAATCTCTGCATACCGGAACGGGCCACAGGGCCAGCCAAATGCGACTGGGACTCGGGTCCACGCATAATGAGTCGAAGTTTCCATGGATGGAGGCGTCGAGGAGTGAGGAAGATGTCTTGCGCATGGTGACCCTGGGCAGTCGTTCAGGTACGGATATCAAGCCGGGGCAAATTGTGGTGGAGCATCACTTTTCGGTGCATTGA
- a CDS encoding putative NRPS-like protein biosynthetic cluster (COG:I;~EggNog:ENOG410PJ8T;~InterPro:IPR000873,IPR009081,IPR006162,IPR036736, IPR036291,IPR013120,IPR042099,IPR020845;~PFAM:PF00501,PF16363,PF00550,PF01370,PF07993;~SMCOG1002:AMP-dependent synthetase and ligase;~antiSMASH:Cluster_3.4) — translation MTVQDASPFDPRTQLLPHIVDHYAKVKPDAIYAEYPVSLMSYDDGYRPITFKAFANAINGIAWWLTEKLGPGDGETLAYVGPNDLRYPALVLGSVKAGYRMFLTSPRNSVAAHSSLFNRLSCTKLATPVPHPPPVKAILEGQTLDILEVPSVDELISKEYAHFEFSKTYPEAAGEVLAVIHTSGSTGIPKPIFWTHDTACKHMHTTVLDPPRGHESQDSWLFGKRIFLVPPPFHAAGLAYSLFITIPVGTTVIFPASGGLPTAASLVEARKKTQIDILLGVPSIIQEFSQSPELLDYCSKHLERLVYCGGDLPQPIGDAVASKIRLMNLYGASEVGMISTIHSKTNRDPRTDWRYLHINPRMGAELRHVADQYYELVIVRSPKTEKHQLTFTVFPDQQEYRTKDLFVRHPDPSKPDLWRWAARADDVIVFLNGEKTNPVSMEQHITASNPEVTAVLVAGARRFQASLLVEIGGKDLSAPERAAMIEKLWPSIEEANAVCPAHARVAKTHILFTKPDKPMLRAGKGTIQRAASLELYTTELDALYADADKLWQGASNDEPAGPGKVDDPKALSDYIRGTINYVTGWNLTDNQNFFELGLDSLQAITATRAFKKGLDLPTLTPNLIYLHPSVDELTQAVLHLQQHEEASAEERKEAQLQQREELLQELSSQFQAPKSHVVILTGSTGNLGSYLLDTLLQSPSVAYVHCLNRTPYAGESHRVKHSGMKTDLSRASFWTADLSQPDLGLGPDVFKTLRNIATLIIHNAWAVNFNLSLSSFKPNLTGVVNLINFASQSHQSPHLFFLSSISSTMGHYTKTGLTPEEVITTTTPGPNGYADSKYLAEQLLAQAARQGRLHASFARVGQIAGPVRFRGVWNKTEWFPSLVLSSYHLGILPDTLGPALNRIDWVPVDLLAEVLVDLAVACRRGEPGSVQVYHPLNLHPVDWEAIRPVVAEAIFKVSRKTIKTVPFTEWVQRVRQDLETADGTGEKMSEEELQKRLAKNPAAKLLEFFEGIMSQTERVNVLDTRLTGQVSEKLRAVDAVKPEWMNVWVEEWVRPELVVDWSIVGREFKGVWK, via the exons ATGACTGTCCAAGATGCCTCTCCGTTTGATCCGCGGACGCAACTGCTCCCTCATATCGTTGACCACTACGCCAAGGTCAAACCCGACGCCATCTATGCTGAATACCCAGTCTCTCTGATGAGCTACGATGATGGATACCGACCCATCACATTCAAAGCGTTTGCCAATGCCATCAACGGCATTGCCTGGTGGCTAACGGAGAAGCTGGGTCCCGGTGACGGTGAAACCCTCGCTTACGTGGGACCCAATGACCTTCGATACCCGGCATTGGTATTGGGTTCTGTGAAGGCGGGATATCGC ATGttcctcacctccccaaGGAACAGCGTGGCTGCTCACAGTAGCCTGTTCAACCGCCTCAGTTGCACTAAGCTAGCCACCCCAGTGCCCCATCCACCGCCAGTCAAGGCCATCCTCGAGGGACAAACGCTGGATATACTGGAGGTGCCTAGTGTCGATGAGCTGATAAGCAAAGAATATGCCCATTTTGAATTCTCTAAGACTTACCCGGAAGCTGCAGGGGAGGTTCTCGCCGTAAT TCATACATCTGGCTCCACAGGTATCCCAAAGCCGATATTCTGGACCCATGACACCGCGTGCAAGCATATGCATACGACGGTTCTGGATCCCCCAAGGGGCCATGAGAGCCAGGATAGCTGGCTCTTTGGCAAGCGGATATTCCTCGTTCCGCCACCATTCCAT GCTGCGGGTCTGGCATATTCGCTTTTCATTACCATTCCAGTCGGCACTACCGTCATCTTTCCGGCATCTGGCGGTCTTCCTACCGCCGCCTCCCTTGTAGAGGCAAGAAAGAAGACTCAGATTGATATTCTCTTGGGTGtcccttccatcatccaagaaTTCTCCCAGAGTCCAGAGCTTTTGGACTACTGCAGCAAGCACCTTGAACGCTTGGTTTACTGTGGTGGAGATCTTCCCCAGCCAATCGGGGACGCCGTGGCATCCAAGATTAGACTCATGAACCTTTACGGTGCCTCTGAGGTTGGCATGATCAGCACCATTCATTCCAAAACCAATAGAGACCCTCGCACGGATTGGCGATATCTTCACATCAATCCCCGGATGGGTGCAGAGCTTCGCCACGTCGCCGATCAGTACTACGAACTAGTGATTGTCCGAAGCCCGAAGACTGAGAAACACCAGCTCACCTTCACAGTCTTTCCAGATCAACAGGAATACCGCACCAAAGACCTCTTCGTGCGGCACCCGGACCCCAGTAAGCCGGACCTGTGGCGCTGGGCCGCTCGTGCAGATGACGTGATTGTTTTCCTGAACGGTGAGAAAACAAATCCTGTGTCTATGGAACAGCACATCACTGCATCCAATCCAGAAGTTACCGCGGTCTTGGTGGCTGGGGCACGTCGCTTCCAAGCATCTCTCCTAGTTGAGATTGGAGGCAAGGATCTCAGTGCACCTGAGCGCGCTGCGATGATTGAGAAACTGTGGCCAAGCATTGAAGAAGCCAATGCGGTTTGTCCAGCTCATGCACGCGTGGCCAAAACCCACATTTTGTTCACAAAGCCAGACAAGCCCATGCTTCGTGCCGGAAAGGGAACAATTCAGCGAGCTGCCTCGCTCGAACTGTACACGACGGAATTGGATGCCTTGTATGCTGATGCGGACAAACTATGGCAGGGAGCCAGTAACGACGAACCTGCTGGACCTGGCAAGGTGGACGATCCGAAAGCCCTTTCGGATTACATTAGAGGAACAATCAACTACGTTACTGGGTGGAACCTCACAGATAATCAAAATTTCTTCGAATTGGGCCTTGACTCCCTGCAGGCTATCACCGCCACTCGGGCCTTCAAGAAGGGTCTTGATCTCCCCACGCTCACTCCAAACCTAATTTATCTCCATCCCTCTGTGGATGAACTCACCCAGGCAGTGCTTCACTTGCAGCAACATGAGGAGGCTTCTGCTGAGGAGCGAAAAGAagcccagctgcagcagcgggAAGAACTACTACAGGAGCTCAGTAGCCAGTTTCAAGCGCCCAAGTCCCATGTGGTTATTTTGACCGGCTCGACAGGTAACCTGGGAAGCTATCTTCTCGATACTCTCCTACAGTCCCCTTCCGTTGCCTACGTGCATTGTCTGAACCGCACACCTTACGCAGGGGAAAGCCACCGCGTAAAACATAGCGGAATGAAAACCGATCTGTCTCGAGCGAGCTTCTGGACTGCGGACCTTTCCCAGCCGGACCTAGGCCTGGGACCTGATGTCTTCAAAACTTTGCGAAACATTGCCACCCTAATTATCCACAACGCCTGGGCAGTCAATTTCAACCTCagcctctcttccttcaagCCAAACCTCACCGGTGTGGTAAACTTGATCAACTTCGCTTCCCAATCACATCAGTCAccccatctcttcttcctatcATCTATTAGTTCCACTATGGGCCACTACACAAAGACCGGCCTAACCCCGGAAGAAGTGATCACAACTACGACCCCCGGACCCAACGGCTACGCAGATAGCAAGTACCTTGCAGAACAGTTACTAGCGCAAGCGGCTCGCCAGGGCCGACTGCACGCCTCATTCGCACGTGTCGGTCAGATAGCAGGGCCGGTCCGTTTCAGGGGAGTATGGAACAAGACCGAATGGTTTCCGAGCCTCGTCCTCAGCTCTTATCACCTGGGTATATTGCCTGATACGCTCGGACCGGCCCTCAATCGTATCGACTGGGTACCAGTTGATCTGCTTGCTGAGGTCCTAGTGGACTTGGCAGTGGCTTGTCGACGCGGGGAACCTGGATCTGTCCAGGTGTATCACCCACTGAACCTACACCCGGTAGACTGGGAGGCAATTCGTCCAGTAGTCGCCGAAGCTATCTTTAAGGTTTCAAGAAAGACCATCAAGACTGTCCCCTTTACCGAGTGGGTGCAGCGCGTCCGGCAGGATTTGGAGACGGCTGATGGTACCGGCGAGAAGATGAGTGAAGAAGAGCTGCAGAAGCGATTGGCCAAGAATCCAGCTGCAAAGTTGTTGGAATTCTTCGAAGGGATTATGTCGCAGACTGAGCGGGTGAATGTGCTGGATACAAGGCTGACGGGACAGGTCAGCGAGAAGTTGCGGGCTGTGGATGCAGTGAAGCCGGAATGGATGAATGTGTGGGTGGAGGAATGGGTTCGTCCTGAGTTGGTTGTGGATTGGTCAATCGTTGGTCGTGAGTTTAAGGGTGTGTGGAAATAA
- a CDS encoding uncharacterized protein (COG:S;~EggNog:ENOG410PKVH;~antiSMASH:Cluster_3.4), with protein MTYTAFNNDETYRPELSDRWERTLSSYWEQIKEDAESILRRKLARSRRVRLDDTALVLSINDRSQRDLTKRFEATGIDWIAVEKPMLVWGHLYRIGKKSRLQISINYMKNIGPPSRTDKRGETSVTKRMLAGRDAQIDAEQVSGQPSVWRDV; from the exons ATGACTTACACTGCTTTCAACAATGATGAAACCTACCGACCTGAACTCTCTGATCGTTGGGAACGGACTCTTTC TTCTTATTGGGAACAGATCAAGGAGGACGCCGAGAGTATCCTACGACGGAAGCTGGCACGCAGCCGACGGGTCAGGCTAGATGACACTGCCTTGGTGTTGTCTATAAATGACCGTTCCCAACGAGATCTTACCAAGCGCTTTGAAGCCACTGGTATCGATTGGATAGCGGTAGAGAAGCCGATGCTAGTGTGGGGCCATCTATACCGTATTGGCAAGAAGAGTCGACTCCAGATATCGATTAACTACATGAAGAATATTGGGCCTCCTTCCAGAACCGACAAGAGGGGGGAAACATCGGTTACCAAGCGGATGCTAGCTGGCCGTGACGCTCAGATTGACGCCGAGCAGGTCTCCGGCCAACCTTCGGTCTGGCGCGATGTTTAA
- a CDS encoding uncharacterized protein (InterPro:IPR013087;~TransMembrane:2 (i204-225o231-253i);~antiSMASH:Cluster_3.4) has protein sequence MTSVPLPPEANVFVPTSFGLPLPNPSTADELGIDLCFLPPRLTRDGDTVGIPFDTKKPTCSISLLCHRNGFLQKYQIHVISKDRCAGLDQFDSLVTSNKRLIKTDVQFFKTVKRTYEREMYGIWRSLFSLKALREIRLVSFTPLDHRPVPAFLPQYIKQDILFAYRHPEKLHSTDKWILWVYNLRQPDRRYALEFMESWSALKISIAVSILLVSSTALGVAWAVVKDDVQTAFTVASFVLAAGSLLLAALAIVNSIESSTSDESGQRQPLQITNIDEDPANERAYPCGFPGCNKTFSMPEYSRYHRANEHGLNSTIEGPHVTEPKDTRPELE, from the exons ATGACTTCTG TTCCCTTGCCGCCAGAAGCGAATGTTTTCGTGCCCACATCCTTCGGTTTGCCCCTTCCCAATCCGTCAACTGCAGATGAGCTTGGAATTGATCTCTGCTTCCTACCGCCACGCCTGACACGGGATGGAGACACAGTTGGGATACCTTTCGATACCAAAAAACCTACATGCTCCATAAGTCTACTTTGCCACAGGAACGGATTCTTGCAAAAATACCAAATTCATGTAATAAGCAAAGATCGATGCGCTGGGCTGGATCAATTTGATAGCTTGGTCACAAGCAATAAGAGACTTATCAAGACAGATGTCCAATTTTTTAAGACCGTCAAGAGGACTTACGAGAGAGAGATGTATGGCATTTGGAGAAGTTTGTTCTCTCTCAAGGCACTGAGAGAAATCAGACTTGTATCG TTCACGCCCCTTGATCATCGTCCCGTGCCAgcttttcttccccaatATATCAAGCAGGATATTCTTTTTGCGTATAGGCATCCTGAAAAGCTTCACTCAACTGACAAGTGGATTCTGTGGGTCTACAATCTACGGCAGCCGGACCGGCGGTATGCTCTAGAATTTATGGAAAGCTGGAGTGCTCTCAAAATATCGATTGCCGTCTCAATTCTATTGGTGTCCTCGACTGCACTAGGAGTTGCTTGGGCAGTCGTCAAAGATGACGTACAAACGGCATTTACGGTAGCTTCTTTTGTCCTCGCTGCAGGCTCAC TACTATTGGCAGCTCTAGCTATAGTCAATAGCATCGAATCATCAACTAGTGATGAGAGTGGTCAAAGGCAGCCGCTGCAAATTACGAATATTGATGAAGACCCAGCGAATGAAAGGGCTTATCCATGCGGCTTCCCTGGATGCAATAAG ACCTTCAGCATGCCCGAGTACAGCAGGTATCATAGGGCTAATGAACATGGGCTCAATTCCACCATAGAAGGCCCGCATGTGACTGAACCCAAAGATACTAGACCAGAGCTTGAATGA